A genomic segment from Pseudomonas sessilinigenes encodes:
- a CDS encoding DMT family transporter has protein sequence MAWVFLLLAAAFEVTFAMGMKYAEGFTRPWPSVVTVVAAIAGIYFLTLAMRELPVSVAYPIWTAIGSLGTVLLGCLLLGESLSTVKLVSVALIVAGVIGLK, from the coding sequence GCCTGGGTATTCCTGTTATTGGCCGCGGCCTTCGAAGTCACCTTCGCCATGGGCATGAAGTACGCCGAGGGTTTTACCCGGCCCTGGCCTTCGGTGGTGACGGTGGTGGCGGCCATCGCCGGCATCTACTTCCTGACCCTGGCCATGCGTGAGCTGCCGGTCAGCGTGGCTTACCCGATCTGGACCGCCATCGGCTCCCTGGGCACGGTGCTGTTGGGGTGCTTGCTGCTGGGAGAGAGCCTGTCGACGGTCAAGCTGGTGTCGGTGGCTTTGATTGTGGCCGGGGTGATCGGGCTCAAGTAG
- a CDS encoding esterase/lipase family protein: MSQELATRYPLVLVPGMLGFVRLLLYPYWYGIIPALRGGGAQVFAVQVSPLNSSEVRGEQLLLQIQQIMARTGASRVNLIGHSQGALTARYAAARQPQWVASVTSVAGPNHGSELADYLQRHSPAHSLRGRMLSRLLRGLSALMTLLETGYRGPKLPADIHASHQSLTSEGVALFNRQYPQGLPPAWGGQGAAEVDGVRYYSWSGTLQPGRTNRGWNLLDGSSRSCRLFARTFVREAGQCDGMVGRYSSHLGLVIGDDYPLDHFDIVNQSLGLVGKGAEPIRLFVEHARRLKAAGL, from the coding sequence ATGTCCCAAGAGCTTGCCACGCGTTATCCCCTGGTCCTGGTGCCCGGCATGCTCGGATTTGTCCGCTTGCTGCTGTACCCCTACTGGTACGGGATCATTCCGGCGTTGCGCGGTGGTGGCGCCCAGGTCTTTGCGGTGCAGGTTTCGCCGCTCAATTCAAGTGAAGTGCGCGGCGAACAATTGTTGTTGCAGATCCAGCAGATCATGGCGCGGACCGGTGCTTCACGGGTCAACCTGATCGGCCATAGCCAGGGGGCGCTCACCGCTCGCTACGCAGCGGCCAGGCAGCCGCAGTGGGTGGCCTCGGTGACTTCGGTGGCCGGCCCCAATCATGGCTCCGAACTGGCGGATTATCTGCAGCGGCACTCGCCTGCCCATAGCCTGCGCGGGCGCATGCTGAGCAGGTTGTTGCGAGGGCTATCGGCGCTGATGACGCTGCTTGAGACCGGCTATCGCGGACCGAAGCTGCCAGCGGACATCCATGCCTCGCACCAGTCGCTGACAAGCGAGGGCGTGGCGCTGTTCAACCGCCAGTATCCCCAGGGCCTGCCGCCGGCCTGGGGCGGCCAGGGGGCCGCGGAAGTGGATGGTGTGCGCTACTACTCCTGGTCCGGCACCCTGCAACCGGGGAGGACCAATCGCGGTTGGAACCTGCTCGACGGCTCCAGCCGCAGTTGTCGCCTGTTCGCTCGGACCTTCGTGCGTGAGGCCGGGCAGTGCGATGGCATGGTCGGGCGCTACAGCTCGCACCTGGGCCTGGTGATCGGCGACGACTACCCGTTGGATCACTTCGACATCGTCAACCAATCCCTGGGGCTGGTGGGCAAAGGTGCCGAACCGATCCGCCTGTTCGTCGAGCACGCCCGGCGCCTCAAGGCTGCCGGGCTCTGA
- a CDS encoding DMT family transporter yields the protein MQYAYPLLAVFIWAGNTVINKLAVGAIFPAEIGFYRWLLAGLLFTPFMLGPLRRHWSVIRPNLGRIFVLGVLGMAVYQSLAYFAAALTSATNMGIILSLMPLMSLAMAIAALGQRLTAGALVGAVLSFAGVLVVVSSGSLATLLQHGLNLGDAMMLVATLAYAVYSTLLKKWQLRLPPLLLLYLQVLVAVLVLLPLFLASPKAGLTAQNIPLVLYACLLASVLAPLAWMQAVVRLGPSRTTLFFNLLPLITALIAAVVLHEQLAWFHLVGGVLTLGGVLLSERWTQVLGRRACEA from the coding sequence ATGCAATACGCTTATCCATTACTGGCCGTCTTCATCTGGGCCGGCAATACCGTCATCAACAAACTCGCCGTAGGCGCGATCTTTCCAGCGGAGATCGGTTTCTACCGCTGGCTGCTGGCGGGCCTGCTGTTCACCCCCTTCATGCTCGGGCCGCTGCGCCGCCACTGGTCGGTGATCCGTCCCAATCTGGGGCGAATTTTCGTTCTCGGGGTGCTGGGCATGGCGGTGTATCAGAGCCTGGCCTACTTCGCCGCAGCCCTGACCTCGGCCACCAACATGGGCATCATCCTTTCGCTGATGCCGCTGATGTCCCTGGCCATGGCCATTGCTGCCCTGGGCCAGCGCCTGACTGCCGGAGCCCTGGTGGGAGCGGTACTGTCCTTCGCCGGCGTGCTGGTGGTGGTGTCGTCCGGCAGCCTGGCCACGCTGTTGCAACACGGGCTCAACCTGGGGGACGCGATGATGCTGGTCGCTACCCTGGCCTATGCGGTCTACAGCACCCTGCTGAAGAAATGGCAGTTGCGCCTGCCGCCCCTGCTGCTGTTGTACCTGCAGGTACTGGTGGCCGTGCTGGTACTGCTGCCGCTGTTCCTGGCATCGCCGAAGGCAGGCCTGACTGCGCAGAACATTCCGCTGGTGCTCTATGCCTGCCTGCTGGCCTCGGTGCTCGCGCCACTGGCCTGGATGCAGGCGGTGGTGCGCCTGGGACCGAGCCGGACCACGCTGTTCTTCAACCTGCTGCCCTTGATCACCGCATTGATCGCCGCCGTGGTACTGCACGAGCAGTTGGCCTGGTTCCACCTGGTGGGAGGGGTCCTGACCCTGGGCGGGGTGCTGCTGTCGGAGCGCTGGACCCAGGTACTGGGGCGGCGAGCGTGCGAGGCCTGA
- a CDS encoding AraC family transcriptional regulator translates to MSKKHIDLLDFHGLPAPVYFRYADFAAHSHALEHRHPWGCLEYSAHGVMHMEIAGRRFMSPPQYAVWVPPHTAHSFYTSQPINYRAVLLAPELCRDLPQQGCTLSISEILKAILKDFAARDVQIPEGEADQRLAQVLLDQLRQAPVHTCYLPYASSPDLLRVLQALQAEPGNDQPLAHWAQQAHVSERTLARQFVRELGMSFGQWRQRQRFLASIQALESTRSVQEIAFDMGYSTASAFIAMFQRQAGCTPEQYRRAGLQNR, encoded by the coding sequence ATGAGTAAAAAACACATCGACCTGCTGGATTTCCACGGCCTGCCCGCGCCGGTGTATTTCCGCTATGCCGACTTCGCCGCCCACAGCCACGCCCTGGAGCACCGTCATCCCTGGGGTTGCCTGGAATACTCGGCCCACGGTGTGATGCACATGGAGATCGCCGGCCGGCGCTTCATGTCGCCGCCGCAGTACGCCGTCTGGGTACCGCCGCACACCGCCCACAGTTTCTACACCAGCCAGCCGATCAACTACCGGGCGGTACTGCTGGCGCCGGAGCTGTGCCGCGATCTGCCACAACAGGGCTGTACCCTGAGCATCAGCGAGATTCTCAAGGCGATCCTCAAGGACTTCGCCGCGCGGGATGTACAGATCCCCGAGGGCGAAGCCGACCAGCGCCTGGCCCAGGTGCTGCTGGACCAGTTGCGCCAGGCCCCGGTGCATACCTGCTACCTGCCCTACGCCAGCAGCCCCGACCTGCTGCGGGTGCTCCAGGCGCTGCAGGCCGAGCCCGGCAACGACCAACCCCTGGCCCACTGGGCGCAACAGGCCCATGTCAGCGAGCGAACCCTGGCCCGGCAGTTCGTCCGCGAGTTGGGCATGAGTTTTGGGCAATGGCGCCAGCGCCAGCGCTTCCTCGCCTCGATCCAGGCCCTGGAGAGTACGCGCAGTGTCCAGGAGATTGCCTTCGACATGGGCTACAGCACGGCCTCGGCGTTCATCGCCATGTTCCAGCGCCAGGCCGGTTGCACTCCCGAGCAGTACCGTCGGGCCGGCCTGCAGAACAGGTGA
- a CDS encoding PsiF family protein — protein MKMLRIPLLMVGLLLCSQGFAATAQQNKMTTCNAEATTKSLKGDERKAFMSTCLKAAPAAAATPSTPQERMKTCNADATAKTLKGDARKAFMSDCLKKK, from the coding sequence ATGAAGATGCTGCGTATTCCTTTGCTGATGGTCGGCCTGCTGCTCTGCTCCCAGGGTTTTGCCGCCACCGCCCAGCAGAACAAGATGACCACCTGCAATGCCGAGGCCACGACCAAGAGCCTCAAGGGCGACGAGCGCAAGGCCTTCATGAGCACCTGCCTCAAGGCTGCCCCGGCCGCTGCCGCGACGCCTTCCACGCCTCAGGAAAGAATGAAGACCTGCAACGCCGACGCCACGGCCAAGACGCTCAAGGGTGATGCGCGCAAGGCGTTCATGAGCGATTGCCTGAAGAAAAAGTAA
- a CDS encoding AI-2E family transporter: MPAFSQRHLLFISWIIIFGGLLLALPLRLLPSLLAGLLVFELVNMLTPQLQRLIEGRRARWLAVALLGTLVVSLLTLLFAGAISFLLHEAENPGASLGKFMLVVDKARGQLPPFLDSYLPASAAEFQAAIGAWASKHLSELQLVGKDAAHMFVTLLIGMVLGAIIALQRIPDLTKRKPLAAALFDRLHLLVQAFRNIVFAQIKISLLNTFFTGIFLALVLPMFGVKLPLTKTLIVLTFLLGLLPVIGNLISNTLITIVGLSLSIWVAVAALGYLIVIHKLEYFLNARIVGGQISAKSWELLLAMLVFEAAFGLPGVVAGPIYYAYLKSELKQVGLV; this comes from the coding sequence ATGCCAGCGTTTTCACAGCGTCACCTGTTGTTCATCAGTTGGATCATTATCTTTGGCGGCCTGTTGCTGGCCCTGCCGTTGCGGCTGTTGCCCAGCCTGCTGGCGGGCCTGCTGGTGTTCGAACTGGTGAACATGCTGACCCCGCAACTGCAGCGGCTGATCGAGGGCCGGCGCGCGCGTTGGCTGGCGGTGGCCCTGCTCGGCACCCTGGTGGTCAGCCTGCTGACCCTGCTGTTCGCCGGAGCCATCAGTTTCCTGTTGCATGAGGCGGAGAATCCCGGTGCTTCGCTGGGCAAGTTCATGCTGGTGGTGGACAAGGCCCGGGGCCAACTGCCGCCATTCCTCGACTCCTACCTGCCGGCCAGCGCTGCCGAGTTCCAGGCGGCCATCGGCGCCTGGGCCAGCAAGCACCTGAGCGAGTTGCAACTGGTGGGCAAGGACGCCGCGCACATGTTCGTGACGCTGCTGATCGGCATGGTGCTGGGGGCGATCATCGCCTTGCAGCGCATCCCCGACCTGACCAAGCGCAAGCCCCTGGCGGCGGCCCTGTTCGACCGCCTGCACCTGTTGGTCCAGGCGTTTCGCAACATCGTCTTCGCGCAGATCAAGATTTCCCTGCTCAACACCTTCTTCACCGGGATCTTCCTGGCCCTGGTGCTGCCGATGTTCGGGGTCAAGCTGCCGCTGACCAAGACCCTGATCGTGCTGACCTTCCTGCTGGGGCTGCTGCCGGTGATCGGCAACCTGATCTCCAACACCCTGATCACCATCGTCGGGCTGTCGCTGTCGATCTGGGTGGCGGTGGCGGCCCTGGGCTACCTGATCGTGATCCACAAGTTGGAATACTTCCTCAACGCACGGATCGTCGGTGGGCAGATCAGCGCCAAGTCCTGGGAGCTGCTGCTGGCGATGCTGGTGTTCGAAGCGGCGTTCGGCCTGCCGGGGGTGGTGGCAGGGCCGATCTACTACGCCTACCTGAAAAGCGAATTGAAGCAGGTGGGCCTGGTTTAG
- a CDS encoding Hsp70 family protein, with the protein MNNASPARGCGIDFGTSNSTVGWLRPGQETLIALEDDKITLPSVVFFNIEERRPVYGRLALHEYLEGYEGRLMRSLKSLLGSKLIKHDTSVLGTAMPFKDLLGLFIGQLKSRAEATAGREFTEVVLGRPVFFVDDDAAADQEAEDTLVEVARKIGFKDVSFQYEPIAAAFDYESSIEREELVLIVDIGGGTSDFSLVRLSPERRGVDNRHDDILATGGVHVGGTDFDKQLSLAGVMPLFGYGSRMKSGAYMPTSHHMNLATWHTINSVYSQKSQLALGSMRYDIEDTGGIDRLFKLIEQRAGHWLAMEVEETKIQLTHADNRLVPLDRIERDLSVDLTRALFESSIDNLLERIRTSVTQLLGDANVSVGQVDTVFFTGGSSGIPALRQSVAAMLPNARHVEGNIFGSIGSGLAIEARKRYG; encoded by the coding sequence ATGAACAACGCCTCCCCGGCCCGCGGCTGCGGCATCGACTTCGGCACCTCCAACTCCACCGTCGGCTGGCTGCGCCCCGGGCAGGAGACGCTGATCGCCCTGGAGGACGACAAGATCACCCTGCCGTCGGTGGTGTTCTTCAACATCGAGGAACGTCGTCCGGTCTATGGCCGCCTGGCGCTGCACGAGTACCTGGAAGGCTACGAAGGCCGCCTGATGCGCTCGCTGAAAAGCCTGCTGGGCTCCAAGCTGATTAAGCACGACACCAGCGTGCTGGGCACGGCCATGCCGTTCAAGGATCTCCTGGGACTGTTCATCGGCCAGCTCAAGAGCCGCGCCGAAGCCACCGCCGGTCGGGAATTCACCGAAGTGGTGCTGGGCCGCCCGGTGTTCTTCGTCGATGACGATGCCGCCGCCGACCAGGAAGCCGAAGACACCCTGGTGGAAGTGGCACGCAAGATCGGCTTCAAGGACGTGTCCTTCCAGTACGAACCCATCGCCGCGGCCTTCGACTACGAGTCCAGCATCGAGCGCGAGGAGCTGGTGCTGATCGTCGACATCGGCGGTGGTACCTCGGACTTCTCCCTGGTGCGCCTGTCCCCCGAGCGCCGTGGCGTCGACAACCGCCACGACGACATCCTCGCCACCGGCGGCGTGCATGTGGGCGGTACCGACTTCGACAAGCAACTGTCCCTGGCCGGGGTGATGCCGTTGTTCGGTTATGGCAGCCGCATGAAAAGCGGCGCCTACATGCCCACCAGCCACCACATGAACCTGGCGACCTGGCACACCATCAACTCGGTGTATTCGCAAAAGTCGCAGCTGGCCTTGGGCAGCATGCGCTATGACATCGAGGACACTGGCGGCATCGACCGGCTGTTCAAGCTGATCGAGCAGCGCGCCGGCCACTGGCTGGCCATGGAAGTGGAAGAAACCAAGATCCAGCTGACCCACGCCGACAACCGCCTGGTGCCCCTGGACCGCATCGAGCGCGACCTGAGCGTCGACCTGACCCGGGCCCTGTTCGAATCGTCCATCGACAACCTGCTGGAGCGCATCCGCACCAGCGTCACCCAGCTGCTCGGCGATGCCAATGTCAGCGTGGGCCAGGTCGACACGGTGTTCTTCACCGGTGGTTCCAGCGGTATTCCAGCCCTGCGCCAGAGCGTGGCGGCCATGCTACCCAATGCCCGGCATGTGGAAGGCAACATCTTCGGCAGCATCGGCAGCGGCCTGGCGATCGAGGCCAGGAAGCGCTACGGGTAA
- a CDS encoding DnaJ C-terminal domain-containing protein, which translates to MDFKDYYKILGVEPTADDKAIKAAYRKLARKYHPDVSKEKDAEAKFKDASEAYEALKSADKRAEYDDLRKYGQHGQPFQGPPGWQSRGGFGGGGGGDFSDFFSSIFGNRGPGFGGPEQRRSSGRRGQDVEMELPIFLEETLSTESKKISFQVPQYNASGQHVSNTSKSLNVKIPAGVTDGERIRLKGQGAPGVGGGANGDLYLTIRFAPHPKFDVEGENLIITLPLAPWELALGTEVAVPTLTGKINLKVPAGSQNGQRMRAKGHGLLNKAGQRGYLFVQLKAVMPKHTSDEAKALWQELAKKAAFDPREHF; encoded by the coding sequence ATGGACTTCAAAGACTATTACAAGATTCTCGGCGTGGAGCCGACAGCGGACGACAAGGCGATCAAGGCCGCCTATCGCAAGCTGGCGCGCAAATACCACCCCGACGTCAGTAAGGAAAAGGATGCCGAGGCCAAGTTCAAGGACGCCTCGGAAGCCTACGAAGCGCTCAAGAGCGCCGACAAGCGCGCCGAGTACGACGACCTGCGCAAGTATGGCCAGCATGGCCAGCCGTTCCAGGGGCCGCCGGGCTGGCAGAGCCGTGGTGGTTTCGGCGGCGGTGGCGGTGGGGATTTCTCGGACTTCTTCAGTTCGATCTTTGGTAACCGGGGGCCAGGATTCGGCGGCCCGGAACAGCGTCGCAGCAGCGGCCGTCGCGGACAGGATGTGGAAATGGAACTGCCGATCTTTCTCGAAGAAACCCTCTCGACCGAGTCCAAGAAGATCAGTTTCCAGGTGCCACAGTACAACGCGTCCGGCCAACATGTGAGCAATACCAGCAAGAGCCTGAACGTGAAGATTCCGGCCGGGGTCACCGATGGCGAGCGTATCCGCCTCAAGGGCCAGGGGGCTCCAGGGGTTGGTGGCGGTGCCAATGGTGACTTGTACCTGACCATTCGTTTCGCGCCCCATCCGAAATTCGATGTCGAGGGCGAGAACCTGATCATTACCCTGCCGCTGGCACCCTGGGAGCTGGCGCTGGGCACTGAGGTCGCGGTGCCGACCCTGACCGGCAAGATCAATCTCAAGGTGCCTGCCGGCAGCCAGAACGGCCAGCGCATGCGCGCCAAGGGCCATGGCCTGCTGAACAAGGCCGGCCAGCGCGGCTACCTGTTCGTGCAGCTCAAGGCGGTGATGCCCAAGCACACCAGCGACGAGGCCAAGGCCTTGTGGCAGGAGTTGGCGAAGAAGGCGGCGTTCGACCCACGGGAACATTTCTGA
- a CDS encoding chaperone modulator CbpM: MSTLIVQLDMEEFCEVADLSAAYVIEIVEHGILEPQGRAPREWRFNDQELSLAKRAAKLHRELDLEWEGVALALDLLDEVQQLRSENQMLRQRLGRLLVD; encoded by the coding sequence ATGAGCACCCTGATCGTTCAGCTGGACATGGAAGAATTCTGTGAAGTGGCCGACCTGTCGGCGGCCTACGTGATCGAAATCGTCGAACACGGCATCCTCGAACCTCAGGGGCGGGCGCCCAGGGAGTGGCGATTCAACGATCAGGAATTGTCATTGGCCAAGCGCGCGGCGAAGTTGCACCGCGAGCTGGACCTGGAGTGGGAAGGCGTGGCCCTGGCGCTGGACCTGCTCGACGAAGTGCAGCAACTGCGCTCCGAAAACCAGATGCTCAGGCAACGCCTGGGCCGCCTGCTGGTGGATTGA
- the ureC gene encoding urease subunit alpha yields MRISREAYADMFGPTVGDKVRLADTELWIEVEKDFTTYGEEVKFGGGKVIRDGMGQGQLLAAEVVDTLITNALIIDHWGIVKADVGLKDGRIAAIGKAGNPDIQPDVTIAIGASTEVIAGEGMLLTAGGIDTHIHFICPQQIEEALMSGVTTMIGGGTGPATGTNATTCTPGPWHMARMLQAADAFPMNIGFTGKGNASLPGPLVEQVRAGAIGLKLHEDWGSTPASIDNCLSVADEYDVQVAIHTDTLNESGFVETTLGAFKGRTIHTYHTEGAGGGHAPDIIKACGFSNVLPSSTNPTRPFTRNTIDEHLDMLMVCHHLDPSIAEDVAFAESRIRRETIAAEDILHDLGAFSMISSDSQAMGRVGEVLTRTWQTADKMLRQRGPLPGDGPGNSNFRVKRYIAKYTINPAITHGISHEVGSIEVGKWADLVLWRPAFFGVKPSLILKGGAIAASLMGDANASIPTPQPVHYRPMFASFAGSRHATSLTFISQAALDAGVPEQLGLKKRIAVAKGCRSVRKGDLIHNDYLPNIEVDPQTYQVKADGVLLWCEPADVLPMAQRYFLF; encoded by the coding sequence ATGCGCATTTCCCGCGAGGCTTATGCCGACATGTTCGGCCCCACGGTGGGCGACAAGGTCCGACTGGCCGATACCGAGCTGTGGATCGAGGTAGAGAAGGACTTCACCACCTACGGTGAAGAAGTGAAGTTCGGCGGCGGCAAGGTGATCCGCGACGGCATGGGCCAGGGCCAGTTGCTGGCGGCCGAGGTGGTGGACACCCTGATCACCAACGCCCTGATCATCGACCACTGGGGCATCGTCAAGGCCGACGTCGGCTTGAAGGATGGGCGTATCGCGGCCATCGGCAAGGCCGGCAACCCGGATATCCAGCCCGACGTGACCATCGCCATTGGCGCCAGCACCGAGGTGATCGCCGGCGAAGGCATGCTGCTCACCGCTGGCGGCATCGATACCCATATCCACTTCATCTGCCCGCAACAGATCGAAGAAGCGCTGATGAGCGGCGTCACCACCATGATCGGCGGCGGCACCGGGCCCGCCACCGGGACCAACGCCACCACCTGCACCCCAGGCCCCTGGCACATGGCGCGCATGCTCCAGGCTGCCGACGCCTTCCCCATGAACATCGGCTTCACCGGCAAGGGCAACGCCAGCCTGCCGGGACCGCTGGTGGAACAGGTACGAGCCGGGGCCATCGGCCTCAAGCTGCACGAAGACTGGGGCAGCACCCCGGCCAGCATCGACAACTGCCTGAGCGTGGCCGACGAATACGATGTGCAAGTGGCGATCCACACCGACACCCTGAACGAGTCGGGCTTCGTCGAGACCACCCTCGGTGCGTTCAAGGGTCGCACCATCCATACCTACCACACCGAAGGTGCCGGTGGCGGTCATGCGCCGGACATCATCAAGGCCTGCGGCTTTTCCAACGTGCTGCCCAGCTCCACCAACCCGACCCGGCCCTTCACTCGCAACACCATCGACGAACACCTGGACATGCTCATGGTCTGCCATCACCTGGACCCGAGCATCGCCGAGGACGTGGCCTTTGCCGAAAGCCGTATCCGCCGAGAGACCATCGCCGCCGAAGACATCCTCCACGACCTGGGGGCGTTCTCGATGATCAGCTCCGACAGCCAGGCCATGGGCCGGGTCGGCGAAGTGCTGACCCGCACCTGGCAGACCGCCGACAAGATGCTGCGCCAACGCGGGCCATTGCCGGGGGACGGACCGGGCAACAGCAACTTCCGGGTCAAGCGCTACATCGCCAAGTACACCATCAACCCGGCCATCACCCACGGCATCAGCCATGAGGTGGGTTCCATCGAAGTGGGCAAGTGGGCGGACCTGGTGCTCTGGCGCCCGGCGTTCTTCGGGGTCAAGCCGAGCCTGATCCTCAAGGGCGGAGCCATCGCCGCCAGCCTGATGGGCGATGCCAACGCCTCGATCCCGACTCCCCAGCCGGTGCACTACCGGCCGATGTTCGCCAGCTTCGCCGGCAGCCGCCATGCCACCAGCCTGACCTTCATCAGCCAGGCGGCGCTGGACGCCGGGGTGCCGGAGCAGTTGGGGTTGAAGAAGCGCATCGCGGTGGCCAAGGGCTGTCGCAGCGTGCGCAAGGGCGACCTGATCCACAACGACTACCTGCCGAACATCGAGGTCGATCCACAGACCTACCAGGTCAAGGCCGATGGCGTGCTGCTGTGGTGCGAACCGGCGGATGTACTGCCCATGGCCCAGCGCTACTTCCTGTTCTAG
- a CDS encoding urease subunit beta: protein MIPGQYQIQPGDIELNAGRRTLTLSVANSGDRPIQVGSHYHFFETNDALVFDRAASRGMRLNIAAGTAVRFEPGQTREVELVDLAGLRRIYGFAGRIMGDL, encoded by the coding sequence ATGATCCCCGGCCAGTACCAGATCCAGCCCGGCGACATCGAACTCAATGCCGGACGCCGTACCCTGACCCTGAGCGTGGCCAACAGCGGCGACCGGCCGATCCAGGTCGGTTCCCACTATCACTTTTTCGAAACCAACGACGCCCTGGTCTTCGACCGTGCCGCCAGCCGCGGCATGCGCCTGAACATCGCGGCCGGCACCGCGGTGCGCTTCGAACCGGGGCAGACCCGGGAAGTCGAGCTTGTCGATCTGGCTGGGTTGCGGCGAATTTACGGGTTCGCGGGACGAATCATGGGCGATCTTTAA
- a CDS encoding GNAT family N-acetyltransferase, whose translation MNAAQLRRVHVESFAHYRQGLIDLLFDSVHHGASIGFMADLDDSQAQAYIASVQAGVEDGSLLLWVVVDEEKVLASVQLALCMKANGRNRAEVQKLQVLHSARRRGLGQQLMNVLEQAAHHLKRGLLYLDTEAGSPAEEFYRALGYTRVGELPNYCQGPDGRYSPTAIYFKTLEQPQ comes from the coding sequence ATGAACGCCGCCCAACTGCGACGGGTCCATGTAGAGAGCTTTGCCCACTACCGCCAGGGCTTGATCGACCTATTGTTCGATTCGGTGCACCACGGCGCCTCCATTGGCTTCATGGCCGACCTGGACGACAGCCAGGCCCAGGCCTATATCGCCAGCGTGCAGGCCGGCGTCGAGGACGGCAGCCTGTTGCTGTGGGTGGTGGTCGATGAGGAAAAGGTCCTGGCCAGCGTGCAACTGGCGCTGTGCATGAAGGCCAACGGGCGTAACCGCGCCGAGGTGCAAAAGCTCCAGGTGCTGCACAGTGCCCGGCGCCGGGGCCTGGGCCAGCAATTGATGAACGTCCTGGAGCAGGCCGCGCACCATCTCAAGCGTGGCCTACTGTACCTGGATACCGAGGCGGGCTCGCCCGCCGAAGAGTTCTACCGGGCCCTGGGCTACACCCGGGTCGGTGAATTGCCCAACTACTGCCAGGGCCCGGACGGCCGCTACAGCCCCACCGCCATCTACTTCAAGACCCTGGAGCAACCCCAATGA
- a CDS encoding GNAT family N-acetyltransferase, whose translation MTYQIRDAVHADLPAIRDIYNDAVLNTTAIWNDNPVDLGNRQAWFSARQAQGYPILVVVDPEGQVLGYASFGDWRPFDGFARTVEHSVYVRSDQRGNGLGPQLMEVLLERARACHKHVMVAAIESGNGASIRLHQRLGFVTTGQMPQVGTKFGRWLDLTFMQLMLNPGAQPPAPHKE comes from the coding sequence ATGACTTATCAGATCCGCGACGCAGTACACGCCGACCTGCCGGCGATCCGTGACATCTACAACGACGCCGTGCTCAATACCACGGCGATCTGGAACGACAACCCGGTGGACCTGGGCAACCGCCAGGCCTGGTTCAGCGCCCGCCAGGCCCAGGGCTATCCGATCCTGGTGGTCGTCGACCCCGAGGGGCAAGTGCTCGGCTACGCTTCCTTTGGCGACTGGCGCCCCTTCGATGGCTTTGCCCGCACCGTCGAACACTCGGTCTATGTACGCAGCGACCAGCGCGGCAATGGCCTGGGTCCACAATTGATGGAAGTGCTGCTCGAACGAGCCCGCGCCTGCCACAAACACGTGATGGTGGCCGCCATCGAAAGCGGCAACGGCGCCTCGATCCGCCTGCATCAACGCCTGGGGTTCGTCACCACCGGGCAGATGCCCCAGGTGGGCACCAAGTTCGGGCGCTGGCTGGACTTGACCTTCATGCAACTGATGCTCAACCCCGGGGCGCAACCACCGGCTCCGCACAAGGAGTGA
- a CDS encoding urease subunit gamma has product MDLTPREKDKLLIFTAGLVAERRLARGLKLNYPEAMAYISAALLEGARDGQSVAELMHYGTTLLSREQVMEGIPEMIPDIQVEATFADGTKLVTVHQPIA; this is encoded by the coding sequence ATGGACCTGACCCCACGCGAAAAAGACAAGCTGTTGATCTTCACCGCCGGCCTGGTGGCCGAGCGGCGCCTGGCCCGTGGCCTCAAGCTCAACTATCCGGAGGCCATGGCCTACATTTCCGCCGCCCTGCTCGAAGGCGCCCGTGACGGCCAGAGCGTGGCCGAACTGATGCACTACGGCACGACCCTGCTCAGCCGCGAGCAGGTGATGGAAGGCATCCCGGAAATGATCCCGGACATCCAGGTGGAGGCCACCTTTGCCGACGGCACCAAGCTGGTCACCGTCCACCAACCCATCGCCTGA